A region of Faecalibacterium taiwanense DNA encodes the following proteins:
- a CDS encoding aldehyde dehydrogenase family protein: MDISSQEIEAIVKQVLAGMGGAQTSAAPAAYTAAPGGAAGDRGVFENVDDAVEAAWKAQRDWAANYKIEDRQRIIEAIRRCARAHVEEWCHKIVEETGMGRYEDKVEKHLAVINKTPGPECLTTEAKSGDAGLMLEEYAPFGVICSITPTTNPTETIINNTISMIAGGNTVVFNVHPRAKRVSADCLQALNTAIIEAGGPANLITMTREPTMENVDKMAANPKIRLMAGTGGMGMVNALLRSGKKCIGAGAGNPPVIVDETADIELAGRKIYEGASFDNNILCFAEKEVFAVNTAYDGLLHELQKQGAYLLNKAQTEQLVNIVLQPKKGGGHEVNKKWVGKDAARILETIGVHVPDTCRLAICEVPADHPFVLVEQMMPVLPIVRCQSFEQAVENAVVAEHGNRHTASIFSKDVDHMTRFARVIETTIYVKNSATKAGVGIGGEGHCTMTIAGPTGEGITCAKSFCRRRRCMLAEGGLRII, encoded by the coding sequence ATGGATATCAGTTCGCAGGAAATTGAAGCGATCGTCAAGCAGGTGCTTGCCGGTATGGGCGGTGCACAGACAAGCGCCGCCCCTGCAGCCTATACCGCTGCACCCGGCGGTGCAGCAGGCGACCGCGGCGTGTTCGAGAACGTAGACGACGCAGTGGAGGCTGCATGGAAAGCCCAGCGCGACTGGGCGGCCAACTACAAGATCGAGGACCGCCAGCGCATCATTGAAGCCATCCGCCGCTGTGCCCGGGCACATGTGGAGGAGTGGTGCCACAAGATCGTGGAAGAGACCGGCATGGGCCGCTATGAGGACAAGGTGGAAAAACATCTGGCTGTCATCAACAAGACCCCCGGCCCCGAATGCCTGACCACCGAAGCCAAGAGCGGTGACGCGGGCCTGATGCTGGAAGAGTATGCACCCTTTGGTGTGATCTGCTCCATCACCCCCACCACCAACCCTACCGAGACCATCATCAACAACACCATCAGCATGATCGCAGGCGGCAACACCGTGGTGTTCAACGTGCACCCCCGCGCAAAGCGGGTGTCTGCCGACTGCCTGCAGGCACTGAATACCGCCATCATCGAGGCGGGCGGCCCTGCAAACCTCATTACCATGACCCGTGAGCCGACCATGGAGAATGTGGACAAGATGGCCGCAAACCCCAAGATCCGCCTGATGGCAGGCACCGGTGGCATGGGCATGGTGAACGCCCTGCTGCGCAGCGGCAAAAAGTGCATCGGTGCCGGTGCAGGCAACCCGCCCGTCATCGTGGACGAGACCGCAGACATCGAGCTGGCAGGCCGCAAGATCTACGAAGGCGCTTCGTTCGATAACAACATCCTCTGCTTTGCAGAGAAGGAAGTGTTCGCCGTGAACACCGCCTACGACGGCCTGCTGCACGAGCTGCAGAAGCAGGGTGCCTACCTGCTGAACAAGGCCCAGACCGAACAGCTGGTGAACATCGTGCTGCAGCCCAAGAAGGGCGGCGGCCACGAGGTGAACAAAAAGTGGGTGGGCAAGGATGCCGCCCGCATTCTGGAGACCATCGGCGTGCATGTGCCGGATACTTGCCGCCTTGCCATCTGCGAGGTGCCTGCCGACCATCCGTTCGTTCTGGTGGAGCAGATGATGCCGGTGCTGCCCATCGTGCGCTGCCAGAGCTTTGAACAGGCGGTGGAAAATGCCGTGGTGGCCGAGCACGGCAACCGCCACACCGCTTCCATCTTCTCCAAGGATGTGGACCACATGACCCGCTTTGCCCGGGTCATTGAGACCACTATCTACGTAAAGAACAGCGCCACCAAGGCCGGTGTTGGCATTGGCGGCGAGGGCCACTGCACCATGACCATTGCCGGCCCCACCGGCGAGGGCATCACCTGCGCAAAGAGTTTCTGCCGCCGCCGCCGCTGCATGCTGGCCGAGGGCGGGCTGCGCATCATCTGA
- a CDS encoding BMC domain-containing protein, producing the protein MKALGFIETKGLVGNIDATDAMLKAADVEFIGSDTIGAGLTTVIVTGEVGAVKAATEAGEEAASRVGELFCVNVIARPHADLARIMPAKGPATGKSGLPAGEQVPLDAALGMIETNGLTASIEAADAMLKSADVSLVGQEKIGAGLVTVFVQGDVGAVKAAVEAGQTAASRIGEVVSALVIPRPHASVSECMPELR; encoded by the coding sequence ATGAAAGCTCTGGGTTTTATCGAGACGAAGGGTCTGGTTGGCAACATCGACGCTACCGATGCAATGCTGAAGGCTGCTGACGTTGAGTTCATTGGTTCCGACACCATCGGTGCCGGTCTGACCACCGTGATCGTTACCGGCGAGGTGGGCGCTGTCAAGGCTGCTACCGAGGCTGGCGAAGAGGCTGCTTCCCGCGTGGGTGAGCTGTTCTGCGTCAACGTCATTGCACGTCCCCACGCAGATCTGGCCCGCATCATGCCTGCCAAGGGCCCCGCTACCGGCAAGTCCGGCCTGCCCGCAGGCGAGCAGGTGCCGCTGGATGCCGCTCTGGGCATGATCGAGACCAACGGCCTGACCGCTTCCATCGAGGCAGCCGATGCCATGCTGAAGAGCGCAGATGTCTCTCTGGTGGGTCAGGAGAAGATCGGCGCAGGCCTTGTTACCGTGTTCGTGCAGGGCGACGTTGGCGCTGTGAAGGCTGCTGTTGAGGCAGGCCAGACCGCTGCTTCCCGCATTGGCGAAGTGGTCAGCGCACTGGTCATTCCCCGCCCGCACGCAAGCGTGTCCGAGTGCATGCCTGAGCTGCGCTGA
- a CDS encoding phosphate propanoyltransferase, giving the protein MVYHDISQEQLLLLITQAVQAELQKRSRQVPVGISVRHIHLTRDDVDKLFGYGYQLTPKKALSQPGQFACEECLDIIGPKGELKHVRILGPERSATQIELAQTDCRNIGIKAPVRSSGDTKGTPGVTLRGPRGTLTVPEGVMIADRHIHMTPAQAAAFGLADGDRVQVKIDGPKPGVMGGVLIRANDKCALDFHIDTDDGNAFLLKQGQLVTVLGKEE; this is encoded by the coding sequence TTGGTTTACCATGACATCAGTCAGGAACAGCTGCTGCTCCTGATCACGCAGGCCGTGCAGGCAGAGCTGCAAAAGCGCAGCCGTCAGGTGCCGGTAGGCATCTCGGTGCGGCACATCCACCTTACCCGCGATGATGTGGACAAGCTGTTCGGCTATGGCTACCAGCTCACCCCCAAAAAGGCGCTGAGCCAGCCCGGCCAGTTTGCCTGCGAGGAATGTCTGGACATCATCGGCCCCAAGGGCGAACTGAAGCATGTCCGCATCCTTGGCCCGGAGCGCAGTGCCACTCAGATCGAGCTGGCGCAGACCGACTGCCGCAACATCGGCATCAAAGCGCCGGTGCGTTCCAGCGGGGATACAAAGGGTACGCCAGGCGTGACCCTGCGCGGCCCGCGCGGTACTTTGACCGTGCCGGAGGGCGTGATGATCGCCGACCGCCACATCCACATGACTCCCGCACAGGCAGCGGCCTTCGGCCTTGCCGACGGCGACCGCGTGCAGGTAAAGATCGACGGCCCCAAGCCGGGCGTGATGGGCGGGGTGCTGATCCGCGCAAACGACAAATGTGCACTGGATTTTCACATCGACACGGACGATGGCAATGCCTTCCTGCTCAAGCAGGGGCAGCTGGTCACCGTGCTGGGCAAAGAGGAGTAA
- a CDS encoding EutN/CcmL family microcompartment protein, which produces MILGIVKGTVVATRKMPELVGYKFLLVEPVFGSKKDTIVAGDNIGAGVGEMVLVTTDETTQHGLDHPSPIDAFIVGIVDNPPTLSK; this is translated from the coding sequence ATGATTTTAGGGATCGTCAAGGGGACCGTTGTCGCCACCCGCAAAATGCCGGAGCTTGTAGGCTATAAGTTCCTGCTGGTGGAGCCGGTGTTCGGCTCCAAAAAGGATACCATCGTGGCGGGCGACAACATCGGCGCGGGTGTAGGCGAGATGGTTCTGGTCACCACCGACGAGACCACCCAGCATGGTCTGGACCATCCGTCGCCCATTGATGCTTTCATCGTGGGCATCGTGGACAATCCTCCCACCCTGAGTAAGTAA
- a CDS encoding FAD-dependent oxidoreductase → MKIIIIGSIAAGVSAAARLAAAQRGAQITVYEKGGFYSCGTGGLPHYLCEDLDSLNKAIQAKETELNAQGITAHLRHEVRGIDAAARKVTVCDLATGRVFEDHYDKLVLATGSSNRVPQVPGSDRVGVQTLKTVEDLIFLKEFVRTPYVRDIVILGGSWAGLEIAKSFLKLGRNVRIIEKEQQLLPQFDPEVSKLIQKELEAQGVQFNLGEQVRSFPGRTFVEQVQTNRGTYPCDLCVVAIGVTPNTGLLAGTGAQLAPNGAVLIGADLATSVPNIYAVGDCAACRDGSLRTSSLKVADLEIARTGLTETEARKAGLRVKSAMATGTDRPGICPNPHRITIKLVYEANTRQVLGAQAWGEKNVSARINAIAVAIRAGMTVEALGQVDFVYSSSSCSIWDPVQIVCGQAQ, encoded by the coding sequence ATGAAAATTATTATCATCGGCAGCATTGCCGCCGGGGTTTCGGCCGCCGCCAGACTTGCCGCCGCCCAGCGCGGAGCGCAGATCACCGTCTACGAAAAAGGCGGCTTCTACTCCTGCGGCACCGGCGGCCTGCCCCATTATCTGTGCGAGGATCTGGACAGCCTGAACAAGGCCATTCAGGCCAAGGAGACTGAGCTGAACGCGCAGGGCATCACCGCACATCTGCGCCATGAGGTGCGCGGCATCGACGCAGCCGCCCGCAAGGTGACGGTATGTGATCTTGCCACCGGACGCGTGTTTGAAGACCACTACGACAAGCTGGTGCTGGCCACCGGTTCTTCCAACCGTGTGCCGCAGGTGCCCGGCAGTGACCGCGTGGGCGTGCAGACCCTCAAGACCGTGGAAGATCTGATCTTCCTCAAGGAGTTCGTCCGCACCCCCTATGTGCGGGACATCGTGATCCTGGGCGGCAGCTGGGCCGGTTTGGAGATCGCAAAGTCCTTCCTCAAGCTGGGCCGCAATGTGCGTATCATTGAAAAAGAGCAGCAGCTTTTGCCCCAGTTTGACCCTGAGGTGAGCAAGCTGATCCAGAAGGAGCTGGAAGCGCAGGGCGTGCAGTTCAATCTGGGCGAGCAGGTGCGCTCCTTCCCGGGCCGTACCTTCGTGGAGCAGGTGCAGACCAACCGCGGCACCTACCCCTGTGACCTTTGCGTGGTAGCCATCGGCGTTACCCCCAACACCGGCCTGCTGGCCGGTACCGGGGCGCAGCTGGCACCCAATGGCGCTGTGCTCATTGGTGCCGACCTTGCCACCAGTGTGCCCAATATCTATGCCGTGGGCGACTGCGCGGCCTGCCGCGACGGCTCTCTGCGCACCAGCAGCCTGAAGGTGGCGGATCTGGAGATCGCCCGCACCGGCCTGACCGAGACCGAGGCCCGCAAGGCCGGTCTGCGGGTCAAGAGTGCAATGGCCACCGGCACCGACCGTCCGGGCATCTGCCCGAACCCCCACCGCATCACCATCAAGCTGGTGTATGAGGCCAATACCCGTCAGGTGCTGGGTGCGCAGGCATGGGGAGAAAAGAATGTTTCGGCCCGCATCAACGCCATTGCCGTTGCCATCCGCGCTGGCATGACCGTGGAAGCACTGGGTCAGGTGGATTTCGTCTATTCCTCCTCGTCCTGTTCCATTTGGGACCCGGTGCAGATCGTCTGCGGTCAGGCACAGTAA
- a CDS encoding beta-1,6-N-acetylglucosaminyltransferase, whose amino-acid sequence METREKQAYLIEAHKCDEMLLTLLRMLDVPWNDIFIHMDSKNTDYQPETVECRMKYAKVFHAKRHSVVWGGVSQVKAELVLLKTAVAHGPYQHYHLISGVDLPIQTQEDIRAFFEANPDVEFVHFDPHPFSPFNDERVYYRHFFQNIDLRRHPVLGVINGILLSGQKLLKIKRNQDVHFTKGSNWFSCTDGFARYLLTKEEWILQVLDKTFCSDEFFVQTLIAQSPYQDKIYQGPGDTSARAIDWDRGNPWVWKYADLEQLKASPCMFARKFDIEKEPELVHEIERLYAPHI is encoded by the coding sequence ATGGAAACAAGAGAAAAACAGGCGTACCTGATAGAAGCACATAAATGTGATGAGATGCTTCTGACCCTGTTGCGGATGCTGGATGTACCGTGGAATGATATATTCATCCACATGGACAGCAAAAATACGGACTACCAGCCGGAAACGGTGGAGTGCCGCATGAAATATGCGAAAGTGTTTCACGCAAAACGGCACAGTGTTGTGTGGGGCGGTGTCAGTCAGGTAAAAGCGGAGCTTGTGCTATTGAAAACAGCAGTGGCCCATGGCCCGTATCAGCATTACCACCTGATCTCCGGTGTGGATCTGCCCATTCAAACACAAGAAGATATCCGTGCATTTTTTGAGGCAAACCCGGACGTGGAATTTGTCCATTTCGACCCGCACCCGTTCAGCCCATTCAACGATGAGCGCGTTTATTACCGGCACTTTTTTCAGAATATCGATCTGCGCCGCCATCCGGTGCTCGGCGTGATCAATGGAATCCTGCTGTCGGGCCAGAAACTGCTGAAAATAAAGCGCAATCAGGACGTTCACTTCACAAAGGGCAGCAACTGGTTCAGCTGCACGGACGGCTTTGCACGGTATCTGTTGACAAAAGAAGAGTGGATCCTGCAGGTGCTGGACAAGACCTTTTGCTCGGACGAGTTCTTTGTGCAGACACTGATCGCGCAGTCGCCGTATCAGGATAAGATCTATCAGGGGCCGGGTGATACCAGTGCCCGTGCCATCGATTGGGACAGAGGCAATCCGTGGGTCTGGAAATACGCTGATCTGGAACAGCTGAAAGCATCGCCCTGCATGTTTGCCAGAAAATTTGATATCGAAAAAGAACCGGAGCTTGTGCATGAAATAGAACGCCTGTATGCACCTCATATATAA